Proteins found in one Miscanthus floridulus cultivar M001 chromosome 4, ASM1932011v1, whole genome shotgun sequence genomic segment:
- the LOC136552493 gene encoding protein PGR-like, whose amino-acid sequence MAIPNAFASPLAVRSAVGAALAAAIAARAVRRRSLDPSGGATGFVVMAVHIACGYRYGALLLAFFFSSSKVTKIGEDRKRRVEEDFKEGGQRNWIQVLANSTIATVLVVIFALLTGGQDQCLDSNGSKLITGIIGGIIGHYCCCNGDTWSSEIGVLSNEQPRLITTLKPVRKGTNGGVTLQGLLAATGGGLIIGLSFVVVGLLTAECSSDMALWQLLVLPISAAAGLLGSLIDSLLGATLQFSGYCSVRKKVVSKRGPTVTKISGMTILDNDAVNAVSVLLTTVLTAYVCIYIF is encoded by the exons ATGGCTATCCCCAACGCCTTCGCCTCCCCCCTCGCGGTCCGGTCGGCCGTCGGCGCGGCGCTGGCGGCCGCCATCGCCGCGCGCGCGGTCCGCCGCCGCTCCCTCGACCCCTCGGGCGGGGCCACCGGCTTCGTCGTCATGGCGGTCCATATCGCCTGCGGCTACAGGTACGGGGCTCTGCTGCtggccttcttcttctcctcgtcCAAGGTAACCAAGATCGGGGAGGACCGCAAGCGCCGCGTCGAGGAGGACTTCAAGGAGGGCGGGCAGCGCAACTG GATCCAAGTTCTAGCAAATAGCACAATTGCCACTGTACTGGTTGTGATATTTGCACTATTGACTGGAGGGCAAGATCAGTGCTTGGACTCAAATGGCTCAAAGCTTATAACTGGTATTATAGGTGGTATCATTGGCCACTACTGTTGCTGCAATGGAGATACTTGGTCCTCTGAAATCGGTGTGCTTAGTAATGAACAACCAAGGCTTATTACAACCCTTAAG CCTGTCAGGAAGGGTACAAATGGTGGAGTGACCTTACAAGGACTTCTTGCTGCCACAGGAGGAGGCCTTATCATTGGTCTCAGTTTCGTTGTTGTTGGACTGTTGACTGCTGAATGTTCTTCCGATATGGCCCTCTGGCAGCTCCTAGTACTACCCATCTCTGCTGCAGCTGGTTTGCTTGGGAGTCTAATTGATTCATTGCTGGGAGCTACACTCCAATTTAGTGGGTACTGCAGTGTTCGGAAGAAG GTGGTCAGCAAAAGGGGTCCCACGGTTACAAAGATTTCTGGGATGACTATCCTAGACAACGATGCTGTTAATGCAGTATCTGTTCTGCTAACAACTGTGCTTACAGCTTATGTGTGCATTTACATCTTTTAG